TCATCACCACCATCATGACGATGATTATTACCACCACGATCATCACGATGGCTACGCGCATAACGGCGATAACATCAACATTAATGTGAATAACTACAACAGAATCACCGGTGAAAACCGGCCGGGGAACACGATACCCTGGCACCATAACCCGGCGTATCGCAACGGTATCGGCTATGCCGATAGCCGTGTCGCCGCACAGTTTCACTCCCCTTCCAGCGCCACCGGCCTGGGCACAGCGCAAGCACCGGTCGATCGCGCCTCGCAGCGTCAGGCGGCGGCCGCGCGCTTTCAGCAGGCGACGGGGCACAGCGCCACGCTGAATACCCCGCACCAGGCCGCCCGAGAGTCGTTACAGGCGCGCGCCCAGCGTAGCAGCTACCGCGGTTACGATGTCAGTAAGCCCGACGTGCAACGGCTGGCGAAACGTGTGCAAAACGCGCCGGAACTCCCTTTCCATCACGCGACACAAAGCGCGCCTTATCGCGCGCTGCCTGCCAGCGCGTTCAGCGGTAACGACAGCCGTTCCGCCCGCTGGCAGGAACAGCAGCAGCGTGGTTCAGAGAGCCGTCATCTGGCCGCCCGTCATGCAGACGCGCCGGTAAAAGCGCGCAACGTTGAACATCGTGCGCATGAACGTCATCGTTAAGGAGAAAAAAGGTGAAATCGACATTCCTCGCCGCGCTGGCGTTCAGTCTGGCATCAACCCACGCTTTCGCGCTGGCGCAATTTTCCTCACCAGAACAAGCCGCTGACGCCCTGACGCAGGCGATTTCAACACACGACGAGGCGGCCTTAAATCATCTTCTCGGCGATGACTGGCGGCGGATTTTGCCGCCTGAAGGGGCTGACCCGGAAGCGGTCAGCCGTTTCCTGCGCGACTGGAAAGCGAGTCACCGCGTCGTCCAACAGGGCGATACGGCGCATCTGCAGGTAGGCGCGCAGAACTGGCAGTTACCGATCCCGGTCGTTAAACACGACCAGAGCTGGCAGTTCGATATGCAGGGCGCGGCCGATGAAATCGTCACCCGAACGATCGGGCGCAACGAACTCGCCGCAATTGCCGCACTCCATGCCGCTGTTGACGCGCAGCAGAGCTATTACGCCCTGAATCAGCGTTACGCAGAGAAAATTGTCAGCAGCGAGGGAAAAAAAGATGGCCTCTACTGGCCGATGCAACCCGGCGAAGCGCCAAGTCCGCTTGGCCCGGCGTTCAGCCCGCAACAGCAGGATATGGGCTATCACGGTTACCATTTCCGTCTTTTGCCCACTCATGACAACGGCTTTGCGATGTTAGCCTGGCCTGTGAGCTACGGCGAAACGGGCGTGATGAGTTTTATTGTAAAACAGGATGATCGGGTGCTTGAGGCAAACCTGGGGACGGACACGGCGCAGCGCGTCAGCGTTATTGACCCGGCGCATCTCGATAAAACGTGGCACCTCGTCGCTCCGTAAGGGTTTTACGCAAAAGACCGATGGGCCGTGAGGACACGGCCCATCGTTATGCCGCTTACAGAATGCTGGCGACAGATTTCGCCAGCTGCGCTTCCAGTGCAGGCTTAGCTTCTTCGAATTTCAGGTTAACTTTGTTAGCGCTGGACACCACACGCGTCTGGTATTTCGCACGATTACCCTGCTCGGTGCTGGTTTGCAGCTTCACGCCGGAGGTGCCCTGACGCAGCGCGGCGATATTATCCGTCGTCACCGCCGCTTTGCTGCGCTCGGAAATTTGCAGGTCAGTCACCATCGTGTAGTTCACATCTTCTACCATCGCGTCTGCCGCCATGCCGATAAGCCCCGCCGCCAGGCCAACGCCTAACGCCGCACCGGAAGAGTTGCTGTTGTACGCGGTGATGCCAGCACCCAGCGCTGCGCCCG
The genomic region above belongs to Cronobacter malonaticus LMG 23826 and contains:
- a CDS encoding DUF2950 family protein, with translation MKSTFLAALAFSLASTHAFALAQFSSPEQAADALTQAISTHDEAALNHLLGDDWRRILPPEGADPEAVSRFLRDWKASHRVVQQGDTAHLQVGAQNWQLPIPVVKHDQSWQFDMQGAADEIVTRTIGRNELAAIAALHAAVDAQQSYYALNQRYAEKIVSSEGKKDGLYWPMQPGEAPSPLGPAFSPQQQDMGYHGYHFRLLPTHDNGFAMLAWPVSYGETGVMSFIVKQDDRVLEANLGTDTAQRVSVIDPAHLDKTWHLVAP
- the traT gene encoding conjugal transfer complement resistance protein TraT; its protein translation is MSVKKLAVVGLVLAAFTLTGCGAMTTAIKKRNLEVKTQMSQTIWLEPSSEKTVYIQVKNTSDKDMSNLQTLLANDLSAKGYKVTSSPDSAYYWIQANVLKADKMDLREAQGYLKTGYEGAVAGAALGAGITAYNSNSSGAALGVGLAAGLIGMAADAMVEDVNYTMVTDLQISERSKAAVTTDNIAALRQGTSGVKLQTSTEQGNRAKYQTRVVSSANKVNLKFEEAKPALEAQLAKSVASIL